A stretch of Chiloscyllium punctatum isolate Juve2018m chromosome 6, sChiPun1.3, whole genome shotgun sequence DNA encodes these proteins:
- the LOC140478829 gene encoding protein NCBP2AS2-like, whose protein sequence is MVLRKLLQSVLNNARLIEKLSESMPMRRAAQITVYVIARLQLRGQNVAERLSQFNALRQLLEKGDVPRGLNKKLAELKDAIAKELKDSLGKTKGEK, encoded by the coding sequence ATGGTACTGCGAAAGCTGCTGCAGTCGGTGTTGAATAATGCACGGCTGATCGAGAAGCTGTCGGAGTCTATGCCGATGCGGCGAGCGGCCCAGATCACCGTCTATGTGATAGCACGGCTCCAGCTGAGAGGCCAGAATGTGGCCGAGCGACTGAGTCAATTCAACGCCCTGCGGCAGCTCCTGGAGAAGGGAGACGTTCCCCGCGGCCTCAACAAGAAACTGGCCGAACTGAAAGACGCCATTGCGAAGGAGCTGAAGGACTCTTTGGGGAAGACGaaaggtgaaaagtga